From a region of the Etheostoma cragini isolate CJK2018 chromosome 22, CSU_Ecrag_1.0, whole genome shotgun sequence genome:
- the neurod6a gene encoding neurogenic differentiation factor 6-A — MLTLPFDDPPSHQTSSPFRTGWAANHFVKSVKPEPGRDPEDTFESRRENGERDDREEEDEEEDQGAGQRRRGSYKKKGSQARLERVRLRRIEANARERNRMHSLNNALDRLRKVVPCQSKTQKLSKIETLRLARNYIWALGEILNTGKRPDLLTFVQTLCKGLSQPTTSLVANCLQLNPRSSISEPGGESFPLYPAYHHHHGAEAVGCSSVDSGRPLGSFCGPYESLYDSPSPDGSSHLDAGTLNPAVNFNGIFSLKHEEPVDYRSCHYGLRYCSVSQGPSTDLGPHDVRLRGQFYQVQEELNKPFTN; from the coding sequence ATGCTGACCCTGCCTTTTGATGATCCGCCCTCCCACCAGACCAGCAGTCCCTTCAGGACCGGCTGGGCCGCCAACCACTTTGTGAAATCAGTTAAGCCAGAGCCTGGCAGAGACCCGGAGGACACATTTGAGTCCAGAAGAGAGAATGGAGAGAGGGATGACcgagaggaggaagacgaggaagaGGACCAAGGCGCTGGTCAGAGAAGAAGGGGCTCATATAAAAAGAAAGGGAGTCAGGCCCGGCTGGAGCGTGTCCGGCTGCGGCGCATTGAGGCCAACGCGCGGGAAAGGAACCGCATGCACAGTCTGAACAACGCGCTGGACCGCCTGAGGAAAGTGGTTCCCTGCCAGTCCAAGACGCAGAAGCTGTCCAAAATAGAGACGCTCCGCCTTGCCAGGAACTACATCTGGGCCCTCGGCGAGATCCTAAACACAGGGAAGAGACCGGACCTTCTCACGTTCGTCCAGACTCTGTGTAAGGGTCTCTCCCAGCCCACCACTAGCCTGGTGGCCAACTGTCTGCAGCTCAACCCCCGCAGCAGCATCTCCGAGCCAGGCGGGGAGTCCTTTCCCCTCTACCCAgcctaccaccaccaccacggGGCTGAGGCAGTGGGCTGCAGCTCGGTGGACAGCGGCAGGCCCCTGGGCTCCTTCTGCGGCCCCTACGAGTCTCTGTATGACAGTCCCTCTCCGGACGGCTCCAGCCATCTGGACGCAGGGACCCTCAACCCGGCCGTCAACTTCAACGGGATTTTCTCCCTGAAACACGAGGAGCCGGTGGACTACCGGAGCTGTCACTACGGCCTCCGCTACTGCTCCGTCAGCCAGGGCCCATCCACAGACCTGGGGCCACATGATGTCCGCCTCCGGGGCCAGTTCTACCAGGTGCAGGAGGAACTCAACAAGCCTTTTACCAATTAA
- the itprid1 gene encoding uncharacterized protein itprid1, whose amino-acid sequence MASEGTPAKRSNLVASRVHWSPMDLPEDQDSHGNWSQDSVRTWLTTTVNEEDAKHEPLREAAEPLRRNASADDDLALGVEASLYGSQGVRTVQEFLRWRRSDPALSRWNSFSTAVSAHSGPLSVMDVLNLWNDDPEEVLLDLGFGCDEPDLSGRIPARFINHQSQAKGINLQVFLEAQKSRLDLENPDVSNRFRQLEVLQQVTTAFSALMGSSLPSPLTAPLGRALTPEARERRQRIGMLFRRASKNSLSQIHNPKTQDLTTPATTSSPCATLESLQPSFSLGDKKDLLKRVKPGLSETVCLSPLAEELGAIPDPQPQPIVAPLIVQEGAVRHWPMTEAHPQTADNFSLKRKNPGQARESFEMEEIQSFDETSVTGSYTGGAEKIARCVIRTNSCQSDSSGFLEEPFIPSLSQQASPGPDLIKALSGLSGGSTDSQSSERPGSPSPSPRTPPPSSLTSSGGDKSLISPPSPSAEPSLEFSPSPSPVSLCAPKSDLQQSPGTETSPDQEQAPPASPPPLACEYLSPCSPLPRLQNKTHSRSPTLPLPTTVTSLSPTSSLMQPASLIRGSEEIKIEDKDAPRPHLSTLFHDSEGPACANGSSVPHPASSPSPIPNLDYLFSESIAMPSKQPDSSGSPANTQSQWTDGTLHGDSLSASCGVSSLPSSIPGFHCPSYLAPPSLVESLSKSPENRQKDLLFPDSDGKGFSDSLTNTQKKGEETPSTGSLQLDNNNPSALASLILDSSEFEKSCPTLQSPKPSISVCQSVMSLLLHDSDAPIDRAVSDLMEQSISHQDRPCSHDCTDDDNTDPVPACPDQDVINFKMNRLSLDLEDTHQRNGGEEKGEVEGGRHSDTVQTQEAVYVTDTDSYAGLSEGSRLVSEEVCNQTEIDPQVLTCSLYDELSTGTQPEDKREINDSESKSLRRSLVLPEDVPEACSRTEAEPKDLIRIGSLDEVFQTSVDDSESDNEDMDAFFQQLDAEGRVYWAEPIQVSNPSSFETLDGSHGNSLLPSGPVVQDSLSSTGRARSLSLSSSTTMDTDQTSRKAPASSDTPSSFTLAPFPSPAATPHSKLASRSVSVQMSSSPSSHIVHRKDVPFVTDSKRTLRPSVFSFDTSTPFRAVQSWTDLQIQRNTLTNKLSHGALHTAPKEVTVSAGASEMPPALNFSSSPYSPLLPPDCVPWMERNDSTMSVSVDKGLWPDEEEEEDGNGNEDEETLWEGNQTATAACCCSCDHQCTQEMYRRQHTLENTPYSLDELEEMMLCVQQFRSVLSNMEEQLSEDQAAVYSVLSDHDREKVQDIEELRRAVKREAGELEMQLNELAHHYDDSLKMKMHRLLDEQSLLCSQLRVLQPETAPTSSGHVPHRTVATQCRLLPGLPPGDVQCGHVSACSPWNADSLRQTPPGSKCICEGLGCSPTKAEKLDMMGFLQRLKESLRHSVNTDSLE is encoded by the exons ATGGCATCTGAAGGAACTCCGGCCAAGAGGAGCAACCTAGTGGCATCCAGGGTCCACTGGAGCCCCATGGACCTACCCGAGGACCAGGACTCTCACG GAAACTGGAGCCAGGACAGTGTCAGGACATGGCTCACCACCACTGTGAATGA GGAAGATGCAAAGCATGAGCCACTGCGGGAAGCTGCAG AGCCTCTGAGGAGGAACGCCAGCGCTGATGATGACCTGGCCTTGGGTGTTGAAG CGTCTTTATATGGTAGCCAGGGAGTGAGGACGGTCCAGGAGTTTCTGAG GTGGCGCAGGTCAGATCCTGCTCTTAGCAGGTGGAACAGCTTCAGCACAGCAGTTTCAGCTCACTCTGGACCACTCAG TGTAATGGACGTACTCAACCTGTGGAATGATGACCCAGAGGAGGTTCTCTTGGACCTGGGCTTTGGCTGTGATGAACCTGACCTCTCTGGACGCATCCCGGCTCGATTCATCAATCATCAGTCTCAGGCCAAAGGGATAAACCTCCAGGTGTTTCTGGAGGCCCAGAAGAGCCGGCTAGACCTGGAGAACCCAGATGTCAGCA ATCGTTTCAGACAGCTTGAGGTTCTCCAGCAGGTAACCACAGCATTCTCGGCCTTGATGGGGTCTTCGTTGCCCTCGCCTCTCACAGCACCGCTGGGGAGAGCCCTGACTCCTGAGGCCCGGGAGAGGAGGCAGCGCATAGGCATGCTGTTCAGACGGGCGTCAAAGAATTCACTCAGCCAAATCCACAACCCTAAAACCCAGGACCTAACTACACCTGCTACCACCTCTTCTCCCTGTGCTACGCTTGAGTCACTGCAACCTTCATTCAGTCTTGGAGACAAGAAAGACCTCTTAAAAAGAGTCAAACCTGGGCTCTCGGAGACTGTGTGTCTGAGTCCACTGGCAGAGGAGCTAGGTGCCATTCCAGACCCTCAGCCCCAGCCTATTGTGGCCCCTTTGATAGTCCAGGAAGGAGCAGTCAGACACTGGCCAATGACGGAAGCACACCCACAGACAGCCGACAATTTTTCTTTGAAGCGGAAGAACCCAGGGCAGGCCAGGGAATCATTTGAAATGGAAGAG ATCCAAAGTTTTGATGAAACTAGTGTCACAGGGAGCTACACAGGAGGAGCAGAAAAAATAG CGCGGTGTGTAATACGGACCAACAGCTGCCAGTCAGACAGCAGTGGGTTTTTAGAGGAGCCCTTCATCCCCTCGCTCTCTCAGCAGGCGTCCCCGGGACCCGATCTCATCAAG GCTCTGTCGGGCCTGTCAGGAGGGAGCACTGACAGCCAGAGCAGTGAGAGGCCGGGCTCCCCCTCTCCTTCGCCTCGTACCCCTCCTCCATCATCTCTGACCTCTTCTGGTGGTGACAAATCTCTTATTTCCCCACCCAGTCCTTCAGCAGAGCCTTCTTTAGAGTTCAGCCCTTCCCCGTCTCCTGTCTCATTGTGTGCTCCAAAATCGGACCTGCAGCAATCTCCGGGGACGGAGACATCACCAGATCAGGAACAGGCTCCACCTGCTTCACCGCCTCCATTGGCGTGCGAGTACCTTTCTCCTTGCTCTCCCTTGCCCAGGTTACAGAACAAAACTCACTCCCGATCTCCAACTCTCCCTTTGCCTACCACCGTAACCTCTCTCTCCCCTACATCTTCCCTCATGCAACCTGCGTCATTGATTAGAGGGTCCGAGGAAATTAAAATTGAGGACAAGGATGCTCCACGCCCCCATCTTTCTACTCTATTTCATGACTCTGAAGGCCCAGCATGCGCTAACGGTTCAAGTGTCCCTCATCCTGCCTCATCTCCTTCTCCCATTCCAAATTTGGATTATCTTTTTTCCGAGTCGATTGCTATGCCTTCCAAACAGCCTGACTCCTCTGGGAGTCCAGCGAACACACAGTCCCAATGGACTGATGGAACTTTGCATGGAGACTCCCTCTCTGCATCCTGCGGCGTATCATCTCTTCCCTCTTCCATTCCCGGTTTCCATTGTCCATCCTATTTAGCTCCTCCCTCACTTGTTGAGTCCCTCTCAAAGAGTCCAGAAAACCGACAAAAAGATCTCCTTTTCCCAGACTCAGATGGAAAAGGCTTCTCTGATTCATtgacaaatacacagaaaaaaggggaagaaaCTCCCTCTACTGGCTCCTTGCAGTTGGACAACAACAATCCCTCAGCTCTAGCCTCTCTCATTCTGGACTCCTCTGAGTTTGAGAAGAGTTGTCCCACGCTGCAATCCCCTAAACCTTCCATTTCAGTTTGTCAGTCTGTCATGTCATTGCTATTACATGATTCAGATGCCCCGATAGATCGAGCTGTTTCAGACCTGATGGAGCAATCCATCTCCCATCAGGACAGACCATGTTCTCATGATTGCACAGATGATGATAACACAGACCCTGTTCCAGCCTGTCCTGATCAAGATGTTATTAACTTTAAGATGAATCGCCTTTCCTTGGACCTTGAGGATACCCATCAGAGGAATGGAGGggaggagaagggagaggtAGAAGGTGGGAGACATTCTGACACTGTGCAGACTCAGGAGGCTGTTTACGTCACAGATACAGACAGTTATGCAGGCCTGTCAGAAGGATCTAGATTAGTCTCTGAGGAAGTATGTAACCAAACCGAAATAGACCCACAGGTTCTGACCTGTAGTTTGTATGATGAGCTTTCAACTGGAACACAACCGGAAGACAAAAGGGAAATTAATGACTCAGAAAGTAAATCACTTAGACGTTCTTTAGTTTTGCCTGAAGATGTTCCAGAAGCATGTAGTAGAACTGAAGCGGAACCAAAGGATCTAATTAGGATTGGGAGCTTAGATGAGGTTTTTCAAACCTCAGTGGATGACTCCGAAAGTGACAATGAAGATATGGATGCCTTTTTTCAACAGCTTGATGCTGAAGGGCGAGTCTATTGGGCAGAACCCATACAGGTTTCCAATCCCTCCAGCTTTGAAACCTTAGATGGATCCCATGGGAATTCTCTGTTGCCTAGCGGCCCAGTTGTTCAAGACTCATTGTCATCCACAGGCAGAGCTAGGTCTTTATCTTtgtcatcatcaacaacaatgGACACTGATCAAACGTCAAGAAAGGCACCTGCCTCGTCAGATACACCCTCGTCCTTTACCCTAGCTCCATTCCCGTCCCCCGCTGCGACCCCACACAGCAAGCTAGCAAGCCGCTCTGTTTCTGTCCAGATGTCTTCATCTCCATCTTCTCATATTGTCCACAGGAAGGATGTCCCCTTCGTGACCGACTCAAAGCGCACCCTTCGCCCtagtgttttctcttttgacaCCTCCACCCCTTTCCGTGCTGTCCAGTCATGGACAGACCTGCAGATTCAACGAAACACCCTCACCAATAAGTTATCACATGGGGCTCTTCATACTGCCCCAAAGGAGGTAACCGTATCCGCAGGGGCCTCAGAAATGCCACCTGCACTGAACTTCTCTTCATCGCCATATTCCCCTCTGCTGCCACCTGACTGTGTCCCTTGGATGGAAAGAAACGACAGCACCATGTCAGTCTCTGTGGATAAAGGACTGTGGCccgatgaggaggaagaggaagacggGAATGGAAATGAAGATGAGGAGACGTTATGGGAGGGGAATCAGACTGCCACCGCGGCATGCTGCTGCTCCTGTGACCATCAGTGTACTCAGGAGATGTACAGAAGGCAACACACTCTGGAAAACACTCCT TACTCTCTGGATGAGTTGGAGGAGATGATGCTGTGTGTGCAGCAGTTTCGCTCGGTACTCAGCAACATGGAGGAGCAGCTCTCTGAAGACCAGGCTGCAGTTTACAGTGTTCTCTCCGACCACGACAG ggagaaGGTTCAGGACATAGAGGAGCTGCGGCGAGCAGTGAAACGGGAGGCTGGAGAGCTGGAGATGCAGTTGAATGAACTGGCACATCACTATGACGACAGCttgaaaatg AAGATGCACAGACTGTTGGATGAGCAgtctctgctctgctctcaACTCAGAGTCCTCCAGCCGGAAACGGCACCCACTTCATCTGGCCACGTC